From a single Lolium rigidum isolate FL_2022 chromosome 7, APGP_CSIRO_Lrig_0.1, whole genome shotgun sequence genomic region:
- the LOC124675618 gene encoding prostaglandin E synthase 2-like, with the protein MRSLRAAHSLASRSLLLSARALHAAAASPAAGGSRWGNNNPPPPSPAPSSRALQGGIAGAVSFSLTFATVAAAEVQAKERLPADLLPQNVVLYQYQACPFCNKVRAFLDYHDIPYKVVEVNPLSKKEIKWSEYKKVPILTVDGENLVDSSDIINKLQRKISPDVESTSEEETKWRRWVDEHLVHVLSPNIYRTTSEALESFDYIANNGNFSFTERFAVKYAGAAAMYFVSKKLKKKYNITDERASLYDAANTWTEALNGRNFLGGAKPNLADLAVFGVLRPIRYLRSGKDMVEHTQIGDWYQRMEDAVGEPSRIEEGQE; encoded by the exons ATGAGGTCGCTCCGCGCGGCGCACTCCCTCGCCTCCCGCTCGCTCCTCCTCTCCGCGCGCgccctccacgccgccgccgcctcccccgccgCGGGCGGCAGCCGCTGGGGCAACAACAaccccccgccgccgtcgccggcgccgtcgtcgcggGCGCTGCAGGGCGGGATCGCAGGCGCCGTCTCCTTCTCCCTGACCTTCGCCACCGTGGCGGCCGCCGAGGTGCAGGCCAAGGAGCGGCTGCCCGCGGATCTGCTGCCGCAGAACGTCGTGCTCTACCAGTACCAGgcatgccccttctgcaacaaggTCAGAG CTTTTCTAGACTATCATGATATACCCTACAAAGTTGTGGAAGTTAATCCACTGAGTAAAAAGGAAATCAAGTGGTCTGAATACAAGAAGGTCCCAATATTGACGGTAGATGGTGAAAATCTGGTCGATTCATCAG ACATAATCAATAAATTACAGCGCAAGATAAGCCCCGATGTTGAGTCCACTAGTGAAGAAGAAACAAAATGGCGCAG GTGGGTTGATGAGCACCTGGTGCATGTATTGTCACCAAATATATACCGCACAACTTCGGAGGCTCTAGAGTCTTTTGATTATATTGCAAACAATG GCAACTTCAGTTTTACCGAGCGGTTTGCTGTGAAGTACGCTGGTGCTGCAGCAATGTACTTTGTGTCCAAGAAGCTTAAGAAGAAGTACAACATTACAGATGAGCGTGCTTCACTGTATGATGCTGCCAACACATGGACGGAAGCTCTGAATGGAAGAAACTTTCTTG GTGGTGCCAAGCCAAACTTGGCTGATCTTGCAGTATTTGGTGTTCTGAGACCGATCCGCTACTTGAGATCTGGAAAGGATATGGTTGAGCACACTCAAATTGGTGATTGGTACCAACGGATGGAAGATGCTGTTGGAGAACCATCAAGAATCGAGGAGGGCCAGGAGTAG
- the LOC124676397 gene encoding heavy metal-associated isoprenylated plant protein 27-like, which produces MGIVDVVSEYCSLPRTRRHIKKRKQFQTVEMKVRIDCEGCERKVKKALDDMKGVSSVEVLAKQNKVTVTGYVDAAKVIRRVAYKTGKRVEPWPYVPYEMVAHPYAPGAYDKRAPAGYVRNVIGDPSAAPLARASSTETRYTAAFSDENPNACSVM; this is translated from the exons ATGGGCATCGTGGACGTCGTCTCCGAGTACTGCTCCCTGCCCAGGACTCGCCGCCACATCAAGAAGCGGAAACAGTTCCAG ACGGTGGAGATGAAGGTGAGGATCGACTGCGAAGGCTGCGAGAGGAAGGTGAAGAAGGCCCTCGACGACATGAAAG GCGTGAGCTCGGTGGAGGTGCTGGCGAAGCAGAACAAGGTGACGGTGACGGGGTACGTGGACGCGGCCAAGGTCATCCGCCGCGTCGCCTACAAGACCGGCAAGAGGGTGGAGCCGTGGCCGTACGTGCCGTACGAGATGGTGGCGCACCCCTACGCCCCTGGAGCGTACGACAAGCGCGCGCCGGCGGGGTACGTCCGGAACGTCATCGGCGACCCCTCCGCCGCGCCGCTGGCACGGGCGTCCTCCACCGAGACTAGGTACACCGCCGCGTTCAGCGACGAGAACCCCAACGCATGCTCCGTcatgtga